The following are encoded together in the Strongyloides ratti genome assembly S_ratti_ED321, chromosome : 2 genome:
- a CDS encoding Astacin-like metalloendopeptidase: protein MISFILIIIFFEISHIFTVSNISFISNYDERKKREILRHSQFAWKEKEIMYYVDPMLNHMEVKVALSRIAKETCLTFVQTQEYRESLFSYIPGRYFETNLGKGREIPHKIFLPLRAHDIGRIIRETLRAFGIDYEHNRRDRDKYITVSPRHILSDYRKYFEKKHSTVTITYDIEYDFRSVMHFSPYEYTKKTGKVLHSKDKLMSQFIGKSQYLTFNDAKLLNNKYCSFLRIQHPVCRNKGYQNPRNPTTCKCLPFLIGNQCEHIGPNNIQCTQRNIYSAMYIISVKRLRLGPNCAYFIRSHPRLKVSMELRFLTPRVQRPIECNEDNSIEVKYRNDLTVSGTLFCPNGKKLYIKSKQNHISIVTNSIQDNYILNIAYVQA, encoded by the exons atgataagttttattttaataataatattttttgaaatttcaCATATTTTTACAGTGAGT aatatatcatttattagcAATTAtgatgaaagaaaaaaaagagaaatcTTAAGGCATTCACAATTTGCTTggaaagaaaaagaaattatgtATTATGTAGATCCTATGTTAAATCATATGGAAGTTAAAGTGGCACTTAGTAGAATTGCAAAAGAAACATGTTTAACATTTGTACAAACACAAGAATATAGAGAATCacttttttcatatataccTGGTAGATATTTTGAGACAAATTTAGGTAAAGGAAGAGAAATTcctcataaaatttttttaccacTGAGGGCTCATGATATTGGAAGAATTATTCGAGAAACATTACGTGCATTTGGTATTGATTATGAACATAATAGAAGAGACAGAGATAAGTATATAACAGTTTCACCAAGACATATACTTTCTgattatagaaaatattttgaaaaaaaacattCTACAGTTACAATTACATATGATATAGAATATGACTTTAGATCAGTTATGCATTTTTCACCTTAtgaatatacaaaaaaaaccGGTAAAGTTTTACATTCTAAAGACAAATTAATGTCCCAATTTATTGGTAAATCTCAATATCTTACTTTTAATGATGCCAagcttttaaataataaatattgttcATTTTTACGAATTCAGCATCCAGTTTGTCGTAATAAGGGATATCAAAATCCAAGAAATCCTACAACATGTAAATGTTTGCCCTTTTTAATTGGTAATCAATGTGAACATATTGGACCAAATAACATTCAATGTACACAACGAAACATATATTCAGCAATGTACATCATATCAGTAAAAAGATTAAGATTGGGACCAAATTGTGCATACTTTATAAGATCACATCCAAGATTAAAAGTTTCAATGGAATTAAGATTTCTTACTCCAAGAGTACAAAGGCCGATAGAATGTAATGAAGATAATAGCATTGAAGTTAAATATAGAAATGATCTTACTGTTAGTGGAACTTTGTTTTGTccaaatggaaaaaaattatatataaaatcaaaaCAAAATCATATTTCAATTGTAACGAATAGTATCCaagataattatatattaaacataGCATACGTACAagcataa